The Pseudomonas kermanshahensis genome includes a window with the following:
- a CDS encoding 3-oxoacyl-ACP reductase family protein, translating into MSKQLPLDGKVALVQGGSRGIGAAIVRRLARDGARVAFTYVSSAGPAEQLAQEIIGNGGQALALRADSADAAAVQLAVDDTAKAFGGLDILVNNAGVLTVAPIAEFDLGDFDRMLAVNVRSVFVASQAAVRYMGQGGRIINIGSTNAERMPFAGGAPYAMSKSALVGLTRGMARDLGPQGITVNNVQPGPVDTDMNPASGEFADSLIPLMAIGRYGQVDEIASFVAYLAGPEAGYITGASLTADGGFAA; encoded by the coding sequence ATGTCCAAACAACTTCCACTCGACGGTAAGGTAGCCCTGGTCCAGGGCGGCTCCCGCGGCATTGGTGCGGCCATCGTGCGCCGCCTGGCCCGCGACGGTGCTCGGGTTGCCTTCACCTACGTCAGCTCCGCCGGCCCGGCAGAACAGCTGGCCCAGGAAATCATCGGCAACGGCGGCCAAGCCCTCGCCCTGCGCGCCGACAGCGCCGACGCCGCCGCCGTGCAATTGGCGGTGGATGACACCGCGAAGGCCTTTGGGGGGCTGGACATTCTGGTGAACAACGCCGGTGTGCTGACGGTGGCGCCGATCGCCGAGTTCGACCTGGGCGACTTCGACCGCATGCTGGCGGTGAATGTGCGCAGCGTGTTCGTCGCCAGCCAAGCGGCCGTGCGCTACATGGGCCAGGGCGGGCGCATCATCAACATCGGCAGCACCAACGCCGAGCGCATGCCCTTTGCCGGTGGCGCCCCCTACGCCATGAGCAAATCGGCGCTGGTTGGCCTGACCCGCGGCATGGCACGCGACCTCGGCCCCCAGGGCATCACCGTCAACAACGTGCAGCCCGGCCCGGTAGACACCGACATGAACCCGGCCAGCGGTGAGTTTGCCGACAGCCTGATACCGCTGATGGCCATCGGGCGCTATGGGCAGGTGGATGAGATTGCCAGCTTCGTGGCCTACCTGGCGGGGCCGGAGGCGGGGTACATCACGGGGGCCAGTTTGACGGCGGATGGTGGGTTTGCGGCTTGA
- a CDS encoding sulfite exporter TauE/SafE family protein encodes MIEWLLYIALGAALGTMGGLFGIGGGLIAIPALGVLFGLDQQLAQGTALVMVVPNVLLALWRYHQRNRIELRHALPLALCSFLFAWLGSIWAVGIDAQSMRLGFVGFLVALAVWNVARMFLKVAPPSPELRYAWPWLGVLGSFAGTMGGLFGVGGAVVATPILTSVFGTTQVVAQGLSLALAAPSTTVTLLTYGVHQSVDWGVGIPLAVGGLLSISWGVRLAHALPEKVLRAMFCAFLVVCAVMLGFEL; translated from the coding sequence ATGATCGAGTGGTTGTTGTATATCGCGTTGGGCGCTGCCCTGGGCACCATGGGTGGTTTGTTCGGGATTGGTGGGGGGTTGATTGCAATCCCGGCGCTGGGGGTGTTGTTCGGCTTGGACCAACAGCTGGCGCAGGGCACTGCGTTGGTCATGGTGGTGCCGAATGTGTTGCTGGCGCTGTGGCGCTACCACCAGCGCAACCGCATCGAGCTGCGCCATGCGCTGCCGTTGGCACTGTGCAGTTTCCTGTTCGCCTGGCTGGGGTCGATTTGGGCGGTGGGCATCGATGCCCAGTCCATGCGGCTGGGCTTTGTCGGCTTTCTGGTGGCGCTGGCGGTGTGGAACGTGGCGCGGATGTTCCTCAAGGTCGCGCCGCCCAGCCCTGAACTGCGTTACGCCTGGCCGTGGCTGGGCGTGCTGGGCAGTTTTGCCGGGACCATGGGTGGGTTGTTCGGGGTAGGGGGCGCGGTAGTCGCCACGCCTATTCTGACCAGTGTGTTCGGGACCACGCAGGTGGTGGCGCAGGGGTTGTCGCTGGCGTTGGCGGCGCCCAGTACGACGGTGACCCTGTTGACCTATGGCGTGCACCAGAGTGTTGATTGGGGGGTAGGGATCCCCTTGGCGGTGGGTGGGCTGCTCAGCATCAGCTGGGGGGTGAGGTTGGCGCATGCCCTGCCAGAGAAGGTGTTGCGGGCGATGTTTTGTGCGTTTCTGGTGGTGTGTGCGGTGATGTTGGGGTTTGAGCTTTGA
- a CDS encoding crotonase/enoyl-CoA hydratase family protein yields the protein MSELITYHAEDGIATLTLNNGKVNAISPDVITAFNAALDRAEQERAVVIITGQPGILSGGYDLKVMTSGPKEAIGLVTAGSTLARRLLSHPFPVIVACPGNAVAKGAFLLLSADYRIGVDGPYKVCLNEVQIGMTMHHAGIELARDRLRRSAFHRSVINAEIFDPQGALDAGFLDKVVPAEQLHEAALAAARELKKLNMLAHKNTKLKVRKGLLEALDKAIELDQRHMG from the coding sequence ATGAGCGAGCTGATTACCTACCACGCCGAAGACGGCATCGCCACCCTGACCCTGAACAACGGCAAGGTCAACGCCATCTCGCCGGATGTCATCACTGCCTTCAACGCCGCCCTCGACCGCGCCGAACAGGAACGTGCCGTGGTGATCATCACCGGGCAGCCGGGCATTCTGTCTGGCGGCTACGACCTCAAGGTCATGACCAGTGGCCCCAAAGAGGCGATAGGCCTGGTTACCGCCGGCTCCACCCTCGCCCGCCGCCTGCTGTCGCACCCGTTCCCGGTGATCGTCGCCTGCCCCGGTAATGCCGTGGCCAAAGGGGCCTTCCTGCTGCTGTCGGCCGACTACCGCATTGGTGTCGACGGTCCCTACAAGGTCTGCCTGAACGAAGTGCAGATCGGCATGACCATGCACCATGCCGGCATCGAACTGGCCCGCGACCGCCTGCGCCGCTCGGCCTTCCACCGCTCGGTGATCAACGCCGAGATCTTCGACCCGCAAGGCGCACTGGACGCCGGCTTCCTCGACAAGGTGGTGCCGGCCGAGCAACTGCACGAGGCGGCCCTGGCAGCTGCCCGTGAACTGAAGAAGCTGAACATGCTGGCGCACAAAAACACCAAGCTGAAGGTGCGCAAGGGCCTACTGGAGGCTCTGGACAAGGCTATCGAGCTGGATCAGCGCCACATGGGCTAA
- a CDS encoding GreA/GreB family elongation factor has product MDKPLLLTRIVATLEHDVDVLSRAAQTAYEAATAEENIAENKYDTLGLEASYLATGQARRTAEIRQALQIYQQLLLRDYDPARGVQVSNLVTLEDEGGQQRRLFLGPEAAGLKVGEGDELVTVITPRSPLGQQLVGKRVDDEVSLGAQVFFIVDVA; this is encoded by the coding sequence ATGGACAAGCCCCTGCTACTCACGCGCATCGTCGCGACCCTCGAACATGACGTAGACGTGCTGAGCCGCGCCGCGCAGACCGCGTACGAAGCCGCCACCGCGGAAGAGAACATCGCCGAAAACAAGTATGACACCTTGGGCCTTGAAGCTTCGTACCTGGCAACCGGCCAGGCGCGGCGTACTGCCGAGATTCGCCAGGCGTTGCAGATTTACCAGCAACTGCTGTTGCGTGACTACGACCCTGCGCGTGGCGTGCAGGTGAGCAACCTGGTGACCCTTGAGGACGAGGGTGGCCAGCAACGTAGGCTGTTCCTCGGGCCTGAGGCGGCGGGGTTGAAAGTGGGTGAAGGGGATGAACTGGTGACCGTGATCACACCGCGCTCGCCGCTGGGGCAGCAGCTGGTGGGCAAGCGGGTAGATGACGAGGTGAGCTTGGGGGCGCAGGTATTTTTCATTGTTGATGTTGCCTGA
- a CDS encoding MFS transporter has protein sequence MNAPTLSRALILLMATATGLAVASNYYAQPLLHSIALQFGLSTAGAGSIVIAAQLSYGAGLLLLAPLGDLFEQRRLITVMTAISTLGLVISACAPSLPWLLLGTALTGLFSVVAQILVPMAASLSEPHQRGRAVGTLMSGLLLGILLARTAAGFMAELGGWRSIYVLAAVLMAITALALYRSLPQHHSHAGLKYPALIGSVFRLFIEEPVLRLRSLLGLLAFSLFALFWTPLAFLLAQAPYHYSDAVIGLFGLAGAAGALSANWAGRLADRGKGALGTTVGLIVLLLSWVPLGFAEYSLLALLLGVLMLDLAVQLVHVSNQNAVIALRPEARTRLNAGYITCYFIGGALGSLLGTQLFQRQGWMGIVVAGLVIGTLALLAWALAERKRISRDIATHYPPSPER, from the coding sequence ATGAACGCCCCGACCCTCAGTCGCGCCCTGATCCTGCTGATGGCCACCGCCACCGGCCTGGCCGTGGCCAGCAACTACTACGCGCAACCGTTGCTGCACAGCATCGCCCTGCAGTTCGGCCTGAGCACCGCCGGCGCCGGCAGCATCGTCATCGCCGCCCAGCTCAGCTATGGCGCTGGCCTGTTGCTGCTGGCGCCCCTGGGCGACCTGTTCGAGCAACGCCGCCTGATCACGGTGATGACCGCCATTTCGACCCTCGGCCTGGTCATCAGCGCCTGCGCACCGAGCCTGCCGTGGTTGCTGCTCGGCACCGCGCTGACCGGCCTGTTCTCGGTGGTGGCGCAAATCCTGGTGCCGATGGCCGCGAGCCTGAGTGAGCCGCACCAGCGCGGGCGCGCAGTGGGCACACTGATGAGCGGCCTGTTGCTGGGCATTCTGCTGGCGCGTACGGCGGCCGGTTTCATGGCGGAGTTGGGTGGCTGGCGCAGCATCTATGTGCTGGCCGCGGTACTGATGGCCATCACCGCCCTGGCCCTGTATCGCAGCTTGCCGCAGCACCACAGCCATGCCGGTTTGAAGTACCCGGCCTTGATCGGCTCGGTGTTCCGCCTGTTCATCGAAGAGCCCGTGCTGCGCTTGCGCTCGCTGCTGGGCTTGCTGGCGTTCAGCCTGTTCGCGCTGTTCTGGACACCGCTGGCCTTCCTGCTGGCGCAAGCGCCCTACCACTACTCGGACGCGGTGATCGGCCTGTTCGGTTTGGCAGGCGCGGCGGGAGCGCTGTCGGCCAACTGGGCTGGGCGCCTGGCCGACCGAGGCAAAGGGGCGTTAGGCACCACGGTCGGGCTGATCGTACTGCTGCTGTCGTGGGTGCCGCTGGGCTTTGCCGAGTACTCGCTGCTGGCGTTGCTGCTGGGGGTATTGATGCTCGACCTGGCCGTACAGCTGGTACACGTGAGCAACCAAAACGCGGTGATCGCGCTGCGGCCAGAGGCGCGCACACGGCTGAATGCAGGCTATATCACTTGCTACTTCATCGGCGGTGCGCTGGGGTCGCTGCTGGGGACGCAGTTGTTCCAGCGTCAGGGCTGGATGGGCATTGTCGTGGCCGGCTTGGTGATCGGTACGCTGGCACTGTTGGCCTGGGCGCTGGCCGAGCGCAAGCGCATCAGCCGCGACATTGCAACGCACTACCCTCCGTCGCCTGAGCGTTGA
- a CDS encoding MarR family winged helix-turn-helix transcriptional regulator, with product MNADTQASCDELLLDNQVCFALHSTSLLMTKVYKPLLQTLGLTYPQYLAMLVLWERDGLTVGEISQHLLTDPGSLTPLLKRLESEGLLKRTRSREDERVVLVQLTDKGRDLQQQAKQVPPCILKASGRSLERLKQLQADLLELRDNLQKNL from the coding sequence ATGAACGCCGACACCCAAGCCTCCTGTGACGAGCTGCTGCTGGACAACCAGGTCTGCTTCGCCCTGCATTCGACCTCGTTGCTGATGACCAAGGTCTACAAGCCGCTGCTGCAAACGCTGGGCCTGACCTACCCGCAGTACCTGGCCATGCTGGTGCTGTGGGAGCGGGATGGCCTGACCGTGGGCGAGATCAGCCAACACCTGCTCACCGACCCTGGCTCGTTGACCCCGCTGCTCAAGCGCCTGGAAAGCGAAGGCCTGCTCAAGCGCACCCGCAGCCGGGAGGACGAACGGGTGGTACTGGTGCAACTGACCGACAAGGGCCGTGATTTGCAACAACAGGCCAAACAGGTGCCCCCGTGCATCCTCAAGGCCAGCGGGCGCAGCCTGGAACGCCTGAAACAGCTGCAAGCCGACCTGCTCGAACTGCGCGACAACCTGCAGAAAAACCTCTGA
- a CDS encoding TonB-dependent siderophore receptor, whose translation MPPLRPRLPLSLLSLGLALHCPHLLAEDSIVLDPLRVSDSYGNDGYQVREASVGGFQPAPLLDTPASVSVFSQQLLEDRQVRKLSEVLQSDASVGESYAPIGYYENFNVRGFELNAASSYRINGQTIAGEQNVALENKQQVELLKGLSGLQSGVSEPGGLINYVTKRAEDVRSVTVSTNEQGERYLATDLGGWFGSERQFGLRANLAHEDIRSYVDHADGKRDFASLAFDWQINPDATLQLDAEYQHREQRSVPGYQLLGGTEVPHGIDPHDRLAYQQWAKPVQNDSLNLGGRFEYRFNEAWTGTLSASRSKVVIDDYSAFAWGSSEGAFFGSNGDYDIYDYRSPDDTRRTDEAQATLNGRFDALGVGHDLTIGSSAQRRTVDQRPYYNEWLGTGSIYTGAPALAPSDKPIGASERRLDSRQYGLFVSDRISFNEQWQTVIGARELRLDEQTWDETGVAGRHTRQYQLLPNAALIYKPRPDTTLYASYAKGLSAGGTAPWFASNAAEILAPTLSRQLELGIKRDWQGISFSAALFQIRQAYQYARPDGQGTFTYVQQGQQKNTGLELGASGWVTSNLQVQASAAAIRARVKNSGTEDYEGHQAINVPNLRAALQAEYSLPVPGLALLSGARYSASKYASQAGNVEVGGYTVFDLGSRYRTRIGGYDTVLRLTVDNAFDKRYWRDVGDYLGDNYLFQGAPRTARLSASVSF comes from the coding sequence ATGCCCCCGCTTCGCCCCCGCCTGCCCCTGAGCTTGCTCAGCCTGGGCCTGGCCCTGCATTGCCCTCATTTGCTTGCCGAAGACAGCATCGTGCTGGACCCGCTGCGGGTCTCCGACAGCTATGGCAACGACGGCTACCAGGTGCGCGAAGCCTCGGTGGGTGGCTTCCAGCCCGCGCCGCTGCTCGACACCCCGGCCTCGGTCAGCGTGTTCAGCCAGCAATTGCTGGAGGACCGCCAGGTGCGCAAGCTCAGCGAAGTGCTGCAAAGCGACGCCTCGGTGGGGGAAAGCTATGCGCCCATCGGCTATTACGAAAACTTCAACGTGCGCGGCTTCGAGCTGAATGCCGCCAGCAGCTACCGGATCAATGGCCAGACTATCGCCGGCGAGCAGAACGTGGCCCTGGAAAACAAACAGCAAGTGGAATTGCTCAAGGGCTTGTCGGGGCTGCAAAGCGGCGTTTCGGAACCGGGCGGCCTGATCAACTACGTGACCAAGCGCGCCGAAGACGTGCGCAGCGTGACGGTATCGACCAACGAACAAGGCGAACGTTACCTGGCCACCGACCTGGGCGGCTGGTTCGGCAGCGAGCGGCAGTTCGGCCTGCGCGCCAACCTGGCCCATGAAGACATCCGCAGCTATGTCGACCATGCCGACGGCAAGCGCGACTTCGCCTCGCTGGCCTTCGACTGGCAGATCAACCCGGATGCCACGCTGCAGCTGGACGCCGAGTACCAGCACCGCGAACAACGCTCGGTGCCCGGTTACCAGTTGCTCGGCGGCACCGAGGTGCCACACGGTATCGACCCGCATGATCGCCTGGCCTACCAGCAGTGGGCCAAGCCGGTGCAGAACGATTCGCTGAACCTGGGCGGGCGTTTCGAGTACCGCTTCAACGAGGCTTGGACCGGCACGTTGAGTGCGTCGCGCAGCAAGGTGGTGATCGACGATTACAGTGCGTTTGCCTGGGGCTCGAGCGAGGGGGCGTTTTTCGGCAGTAATGGCGACTACGACATCTATGACTACCGCAGCCCGGATGACACCCGCCGCACCGATGAAGCACAGGCCACGCTCAACGGCCGCTTCGATGCCTTGGGCGTAGGGCACGACCTGACAATCGGCAGCAGCGCGCAACGCCGCACGGTGGATCAACGCCCCTATTACAACGAGTGGCTGGGTACCGGCAGTATCTACACCGGTGCGCCAGCACTCGCCCCGTCTGACAAGCCGATCGGCGCCAGCGAGCGTCGCCTCGACAGCCGCCAGTACGGCCTGTTCGTGAGTGATCGCATCAGCTTCAACGAGCAGTGGCAAACCGTGATCGGCGCTCGCGAACTGCGCCTGGACGAGCAGACCTGGGACGAGACCGGTGTTGCCGGGCGCCACACTCGCCAGTACCAGTTGCTGCCCAATGCTGCGCTCATCTACAAGCCACGCCCAGACACCACGCTGTACGCCAGCTATGCCAAAGGCCTGTCGGCTGGCGGTACCGCACCGTGGTTTGCCAGCAACGCGGCTGAAATCCTCGCCCCCACCCTGTCACGCCAGCTGGAGTTGGGCATCAAGCGCGACTGGCAAGGCATCAGCTTCAGTGCCGCACTGTTTCAGATCCGCCAGGCGTATCAATACGCACGCCCCGATGGCCAAGGCACCTTCACCTATGTCCAGCAAGGCCAACAGAAAAACACCGGCCTAGAGCTGGGCGCCAGTGGCTGGGTAACCTCGAACCTGCAAGTGCAGGCGAGTGCCGCAGCCATTCGCGCGCGGGTAAAAAACAGCGGGACCGAGGACTACGAAGGGCATCAGGCAATCAATGTGCCCAACCTGCGTGCGGCGCTGCAGGCCGAATACAGCCTGCCGGTACCAGGCCTGGCGCTGCTGAGCGGTGCGCGCTACAGCGCCAGCAAATATGCCAGCCAGGCGGGTAATGTCGAGGTGGGCGGTTATACCGTGTTCGACCTCGGCAGCCGCTACCGCACCCGCATTGGGGGGTATGACACGGTGCTGCGGTTGACCGTGGATAACGCGTTCGACAAGCGCTACTGGCGCGATGTGGGGGATTACCTGGGGGACAACTACCTGTTCCAGGGTGCGCCGCGTACGGCACGGTTGTCAGCGTCTGTAAGTTTCTGA
- the efp gene encoding elongation factor P has product MKTGKELKPGTVLRIDNDPWLVQKAEFTKSGRNSAIMKTKLKNLLTGYKTETVYGADDKLDDVILDRKEATLSFISGDSYTFMDTTDYTMYELNAEDIDAVLPYIEEGMEDICEAVFFEGRLVSVELPTTISRKVVYTENAARGDTSGKVMKPAKLANGTEISVADFIQIDEWIDIDTRDNSFKGRSKK; this is encoded by the coding sequence ATGAAAACTGGTAAAGAACTGAAACCCGGTACCGTACTGCGGATCGACAACGACCCGTGGCTGGTTCAAAAAGCTGAGTTCACCAAATCGGGCCGTAACAGCGCGATCATGAAAACCAAGCTGAAGAACCTGCTGACCGGCTACAAGACCGAAACCGTCTACGGTGCGGACGACAAGCTGGACGACGTGATCCTGGATCGCAAAGAAGCGACCCTGTCGTTCATCAGCGGTGACTCGTACACCTTCATGGACACCACCGACTACACCATGTACGAACTGAACGCCGAAGACATCGACGCCGTTCTGCCGTACATCGAAGAAGGCATGGAAGACATCTGCGAAGCCGTCTTCTTCGAAGGCCGCCTGGTATCGGTTGAACTGCCGACCACCATCAGCCGTAAAGTTGTCTACACCGAGAACGCTGCGCGTGGTGACACCTCCGGCAAAGTGATGAAGCCTGCCAAGCTGGCAAACGGTACCGAGATCTCGGTTGCCGACTTCATCCAGATCGACGAGTGGATCGACATCGACACTCGCGACAACAGCTTCAAAGGCCGTTCCAAGAAGTAA
- a CDS encoding LysR family transcriptional regulator: protein MAVESFNALECFIRSAEVGSFAEAARRLSLTPAAVGKHVAQLEARLGVRLFQRSTRKLTLTEAGQRFLGEVSDSFRTIQYAVANLASAEGQPAGLLRVSMGTVFGRLYVLPLLGEFLRRYPAITPDWHFDNRQVDLIGQGFDAAIGGGFDLPPGVVARKLTPAHRVLVAAPAYLDPQAPIEGPQALQRHAGILIRSPQTGRVRSWPLTSRWQEQQPLVLRQAMTMSDSDAACAVAQQGLGVALVSLPFAVPYLQAGRLRRVLPDWYVDDGHISVYYAQHKLLPGKTRAFIDFVVEQFAQQGLAGQFDALQGL, encoded by the coding sequence ATGGCCGTGGAGTCGTTCAACGCCCTCGAATGCTTTATCCGCAGCGCCGAGGTCGGCAGCTTCGCCGAGGCCGCTCGCCGCCTGAGCCTGACCCCCGCCGCAGTGGGCAAGCATGTGGCTCAGCTGGAAGCCCGGTTGGGCGTGCGACTGTTCCAGCGTAGTACCCGCAAGCTGACCTTGACCGAAGCAGGCCAGCGTTTTCTGGGTGAAGTGAGTGACAGTTTTCGTACCATCCAGTACGCCGTGGCTAACCTGGCCAGTGCCGAAGGCCAACCAGCCGGGTTGCTTCGGGTCAGCATGGGCACGGTGTTTGGGCGGTTGTACGTGTTACCCCTGTTGGGAGAATTCTTGCGCCGTTACCCGGCGATTACCCCGGATTGGCATTTCGACAATCGCCAGGTCGACCTGATCGGCCAAGGCTTCGATGCTGCCATCGGTGGCGGTTTTGATTTGCCGCCGGGGGTGGTGGCGCGCAAGCTGACCCCGGCACACCGGGTGCTGGTGGCTGCGCCTGCCTACCTGGACCCACAGGCGCCGATCGAGGGCCCGCAGGCGCTGCAGCGCCACGCCGGCATTCTGATTCGCTCACCGCAGACCGGCCGGGTGCGCTCCTGGCCGCTGACCAGTCGCTGGCAGGAGCAGCAGCCGTTGGTGCTGCGCCAAGCAATGACCATGAGTGATTCGGATGCGGCCTGCGCGGTGGCGCAGCAGGGGTTGGGGGTTGCCTTGGTCAGTCTGCCGTTTGCCGTGCCTTACCTGCAGGCCGGGCGGCTGCGGCGGGTGTTGCCGGATTGGTATGTGGACGATGGGCATATCAGCGTGTATTACGCCCAGCACAAATTGTTGCCCGGGAAGACCCGGGCGTTTATCGATTTTGTCGTGGAGCAGTTCGCCCAGCAGGGGTTGGCGGGGCAGTTCGATGCGCTGCAGGGCCTTTAG
- a CDS encoding organic hydroperoxide resistance protein: protein MQKVTPLYIAEATSTGGRDGKSRSSDGKLEVKLSTPKELGGAGGDGTNPEQMFAAGYSACFIGALKFVAGQEKKALPADASITANVGIGQIPGGFGLDIDLHINLPGLAQADAEGLVEKAHKVCPYSNATRGNVDVRLHVTV from the coding sequence ATGCAAAAGGTCACTCCGCTGTACATCGCAGAAGCCACCTCCACTGGCGGGCGCGACGGTAAATCCCGCTCCAGCGACGGCAAGCTGGAAGTCAAGCTGAGCACCCCCAAAGAACTGGGCGGCGCGGGCGGTGACGGCACCAACCCTGAACAAATGTTCGCGGCCGGCTACTCGGCCTGCTTCATCGGCGCACTGAAATTTGTCGCCGGGCAAGAGAAAAAAGCCCTGCCGGCCGATGCCTCGATCACTGCAAACGTGGGCATTGGCCAGATCCCGGGTGGTTTCGGCCTGGACATCGACCTGCACATCAACCTGCCGGGCCTGGCCCAGGCCGATGCCGAAGGTTTGGTGGAGAAGGCGCACAAGGTCTGCCCTTACTCCAACGCCACCCGCGGCAATGTGGATGTAAGGCTGCACGTGACGGTCTGA
- a CDS encoding LysR family transcriptional regulator — MNPDILTDQLSLFLDVLETGSFSAAARRHPLTPSAVARRIDNLESAVGSRLFTRSTHAVRATPAGNAFAERARRIIEELRLARAEAVSLSSAPEGLIRIDAPAAFGRRHLAPAIADFLVAYPGLDVHLRLIDSFVDMQGSHLGEVDLVLRAGPLADTRLVATPLAYMVRIACASPAYLASRGVPACPSELPAHDGLDWDGLAPPFAWRFSVAGQARLYRPSRMRMAANNAETLLFGALAGLGIAHLPTWLISDYLLRGELVPLFCEGGLPAAESSGIYALRLAHETNSRSRLLLEFLKSRFSPIPPWDLALRSELRWQ, encoded by the coding sequence ATGAACCCCGATATCCTCACCGACCAACTCAGCCTGTTTCTCGACGTGCTGGAAACCGGCAGCTTCTCTGCCGCCGCGCGGCGCCACCCGTTGACGCCCTCGGCCGTTGCCCGGCGCATCGACAACCTCGAAAGCGCCGTGGGCAGCCGGCTGTTCACCCGCAGCACCCACGCGGTGCGTGCCACCCCGGCCGGCAACGCTTTTGCCGAACGCGCACGACGCATCATCGAGGAGCTGCGCCTGGCCCGCGCCGAAGCTGTCTCGTTGAGCAGCGCCCCGGAAGGCCTCATCCGCATCGACGCCCCCGCCGCGTTTGGCCGTCGCCACCTCGCCCCGGCCATCGCCGACTTCCTCGTGGCCTACCCCGGACTGGACGTGCACCTGCGCCTGATCGACAGCTTCGTCGACATGCAGGGCAGCCACCTTGGCGAAGTCGACCTGGTATTGCGTGCAGGCCCCCTGGCCGACACGCGCCTGGTCGCCACACCGCTGGCCTACATGGTGCGCATCGCCTGCGCCAGCCCGGCCTACCTGGCCAGCCGAGGCGTACCGGCGTGCCCCAGCGAGTTGCCTGCGCACGACGGCCTCGACTGGGACGGCCTGGCGCCACCGTTTGCCTGGCGCTTCAGCGTGGCCGGCCAGGCCCGCCTGTACCGGCCATCGCGCATGCGCATGGCCGCCAACAACGCCGAAACCCTGCTGTTCGGCGCCCTCGCGGGTTTGGGCATTGCCCATCTGCCCACCTGGCTGATCAGCGACTACCTGCTGCGCGGCGAACTGGTCCCGCTGTTTTGCGAAGGTGGCCTGCCAGCCGCCGAGTCCAGTGGCATTTATGCGTTACGCCTGGCACATGAAACGAACTCTCGCAGCCGTTTGCTGCTCGAATTTCTCAAGAGCCGTTTCAGCCCCATTCCACCCTGGGACCTGGCCCTGCGCAGTGAACTGCGCTGGCAATGA
- the earP gene encoding elongation factor P maturation arginine rhamnosyltransferase EarP, which produces MKATWDIFCTVVDNYGDIGVTWRLARQLVDEHDLAVRLWVDDLNAFVPMCPGADATALQQWQHGVDVRQWPAEWLPVEPAEVVIGAFACQLPVHYVEAMRARPKPPLWLNLDYLSAEDWVEGCHGLPSPQPNGLRKVFFFPGFTEKTGGLLREGDLLARREAFAQSAEARQAFLQRLGVHPEAQARLISLFAYENTQLGNWLDALAADTQPTHLLVPQGRILADVAHWLGEPGLAVGDVRLRGSLTVQILPFVSQDDYDRLLWACDFNAVRGEDSFVRAQWAGRPMLWHIYVQDENAHWEKLEAFLAHYRQGLSDDAADALVALWRAWNMDNDVGQAWQAAQRHWPELQQHARDWAARQATRPDLAMTLVQFYRNWL; this is translated from the coding sequence ATGAAGGCCACCTGGGACATCTTTTGCACCGTCGTCGACAATTATGGCGACATCGGCGTCACCTGGCGCCTGGCGCGGCAACTGGTGGACGAGCACGATCTGGCGGTGCGCCTGTGGGTGGACGACCTGAACGCCTTCGTGCCGATGTGCCCCGGTGCCGATGCCACGGCGCTGCAACAATGGCAGCACGGTGTCGATGTGCGCCAGTGGCCTGCCGAGTGGCTGCCGGTGGAGCCTGCCGAGGTGGTGATCGGCGCGTTCGCCTGCCAGCTGCCGGTGCACTATGTCGAGGCCATGCGTGCGCGGCCCAAGCCGCCGCTGTGGCTGAACCTCGACTACCTCAGTGCAGAGGACTGGGTTGAGGGTTGCCACGGTTTGCCGTCGCCCCAGCCCAACGGCTTGCGCAAAGTATTCTTCTTCCCAGGCTTTACCGAAAAAACCGGTGGCCTGTTGCGTGAGGGCGATTTACTGGCGCGGCGCGAAGCCTTCGCGCAGTCTGCCGAAGCCCGGCAGGCATTCTTGCAGCGCCTGGGTGTACACCCCGAGGCGCAAGCGCGGCTGATCTCGCTGTTCGCCTATGAGAACACCCAGCTGGGCAACTGGCTGGATGCGTTGGCAGCAGATACCCAGCCGACCCACCTACTGGTACCGCAAGGGCGCATCCTGGCTGACGTCGCCCATTGGCTGGGCGAGCCGGGGCTGGCGGTGGGCGATGTGCGCCTGCGCGGGTCGCTGACGGTGCAAATTTTGCCGTTCGTCAGCCAGGACGATTATGATCGCCTGCTGTGGGCCTGCGACTTCAATGCCGTGCGCGGTGAAGACTCGTTCGTGCGTGCGCAGTGGGCTGGGCGGCCGATGCTGTGGCACATCTACGTGCAGGACGAGAACGCCCACTGGGAAAAACTCGAAGCGTTCCTTGCGCATTATCGACAAGGCCTGTCAGACGATGCCGCTGACGCACTGGTTGCGTTGTGGCGTGCCTGGAACATGGACAACGACGTCGGCCAGGCGTGGCAAGCGGCCCAGCGGCACTGGCCAGAACTGCAGCAGCATGCCCGAGATTGGGCGGCCCGGCAGGCCACTCGGCCGGACCTTGCCATGACGCTGGTACAGTTTTACCGAAATTGGCTATGA